The following are encoded together in the Adhaeribacter arboris genome:
- a CDS encoding outer membrane beta-barrel family protein: MRIKIILLFTLMVLFHIRVYAQIKSVTLSGLVKDKTANASLSFVNVVLKTDSDGAFVIGTVTNEEGRFTLSGIKPGNYFLETSLVGYTTNRQTLFVGSLSEFLDITTIELAPNTLALQEVVITGKQDAVSEKMEKKTFSVADNISQSGGSVLQAMQNLPGVTVQDGKVQLRGNDKVTILIDGKQTALTGFGNQTGLDNLPASAIEKIEIINNPSARYDANGNAGIINIIYKKETQEGFTGKAGFATGLGALWVRKENLPTIRPQYRSTPKINPSLALNYRKNKINAFFQGDYLYTETLNKNEFVTRTYDDGTIIRQQTKRNRNTGFLALKSGIDWNINSSNTLTVSGLYGSEKIIDHGDEPFFNANLSERYRLWQFLEDELKTTVVGSAAYQHKFKQAGHLLNIGFNYTFHREDEKYFFDNILPTYTGKDAFKLISDEHVADLNIDYIKPLRYGRLEGGLKVRKRDIPTNMQFFPGLNSPLDVDAGGKATYKEVIPALYGTYVFENEKYEAELGLRLEYVDLQYQVNPNHPTYKSDGYHYTQPFPNVRLAYKINDLNKISLFYNRRVDRPNEVDIRIFPKYDDAEIIKVGNPELQPQFTNLLEVGYKTSWTGGSFYSAAYHRFANKTITRIASTVPGSNLIYAIFQNIGKSYNTGLETVLTQEVNKWYSFNLNLNGYRNQINGFTVQNKYPVLHTFTAPQQELISGNAKLNNTFHFPNSLEAQLTAIYLAADLIPQGKIDARFSLDLGLKKSLQNGKGEVFFNATDLFNTMVIKREIDGEGFGYTSQDYYETQVLRVGYNYKF, encoded by the coding sequence ATGCGGATAAAAATCATCTTATTATTCACCTTAATGGTGTTATTCCATATTCGAGTGTATGCCCAAATTAAAAGTGTTACACTATCGGGTTTAGTAAAAGACAAAACGGCTAACGCTTCTCTTTCCTTTGTAAATGTGGTACTTAAAACTGATTCGGATGGTGCTTTTGTTATCGGTACCGTCACCAACGAAGAAGGCCGGTTTACCCTTTCCGGTATAAAGCCAGGCAATTACTTTCTGGAAACCTCGCTCGTGGGGTATACCACCAATCGGCAGACGTTATTTGTGGGCAGCCTTTCCGAATTTTTGGATATAACTACCATTGAACTCGCCCCAAATACCCTTGCTTTACAGGAAGTGGTAATTACGGGTAAACAGGATGCCGTAAGTGAAAAGATGGAAAAGAAGACCTTTTCCGTGGCTGACAATATTAGCCAAAGCGGGGGTTCGGTGTTACAGGCCATGCAAAACTTACCAGGGGTAACCGTGCAGGACGGCAAAGTACAACTGCGGGGCAACGATAAAGTAACTATATTAATTGATGGGAAGCAAACGGCCTTAACGGGCTTTGGTAACCAGACTGGTTTAGATAATCTTCCGGCTTCGGCCATTGAGAAAATTGAAATTATTAATAATCCCTCGGCCCGCTATGATGCCAACGGCAATGCCGGCATTATTAATATTATCTACAAAAAAGAAACTCAGGAAGGCTTTACCGGCAAAGCAGGATTTGCCACCGGTTTGGGAGCCTTGTGGGTGCGAAAAGAAAATTTACCTACCATTCGCCCGCAGTACCGGTCCACGCCTAAAATAAACCCCTCGCTAGCGCTAAATTACCGTAAAAATAAAATTAACGCTTTTTTTCAGGGCGATTACTTGTACACCGAAACCCTGAACAAAAATGAATTTGTCACCCGAACTTACGACGACGGTACTATTATCCGGCAGCAAACTAAACGCAATCGGAACACGGGTTTTTTAGCTTTAAAATCGGGTATCGACTGGAATATTAATTCCTCCAACACCCTCACGGTTTCGGGCCTATATGGCAGCGAAAAAATTATTGACCACGGCGATGAGCCTTTTTTTAACGCCAACTTATCGGAACGCTATCGGCTTTGGCAATTTTTAGAAGATGAGCTGAAAACCACCGTGGTAGGTTCGGCCGCCTATCAGCATAAATTTAAACAAGCCGGTCATCTCCTGAATATTGGGTTTAACTATACCTTCCACCGGGAAGACGAAAAGTATTTTTTCGATAATATTTTACCCACCTACACCGGTAAAGATGCCTTTAAACTTATTTCGGATGAGCATGTGGCTGACTTAAATATTGATTATATTAAACCGTTACGGTACGGCCGTTTGGAAGGAGGTTTAAAAGTGCGTAAGCGGGATATCCCGACCAATATGCAATTCTTCCCGGGCCTTAACTCGCCTTTAGATGTAGATGCCGGGGGAAAGGCTACTTACAAAGAAGTAATTCCGGCTTTGTACGGAACCTACGTTTTTGAAAATGAGAAGTACGAGGCCGAACTTGGTTTGCGCCTGGAATACGTCGATTTACAATACCAGGTAAACCCAAACCACCCGACTTATAAAAGTGATGGTTACCACTACACCCAGCCTTTTCCCAATGTGCGGCTTGCCTATAAAATAAATGACCTGAATAAAATATCCCTGTTTTATAACCGGCGCGTAGACCGCCCTAATGAGGTAGATATCCGGATTTTCCCGAAATACGATGATGCGGAAATAATTAAGGTCGGGAATCCGGAATTGCAACCGCAATTTACGAATTTATTGGAGGTGGGTTATAAAACCAGTTGGACGGGCGGCAGTTTTTATTCGGCGGCTTACCATCGGTTTGCTAATAAAACCATTACCCGTATTGCCAGCACTGTACCAGGGAGTAATTTAATTTATGCCATTTTCCAGAATATTGGTAAGAGCTATAATACCGGTCTGGAAACTGTTCTTACTCAGGAGGTCAATAAATGGTATTCCTTTAACCTGAATCTGAACGGATACCGCAACCAGATCAATGGTTTTACGGTGCAAAATAAATACCCGGTGCTGCATACCTTTACGGCCCCGCAACAGGAACTTATTTCCGGCAATGCCAAGTTAAATAACACTTTTCATTTCCCTAATAGCTTGGAGGCGCAACTTACCGCCATTTACCTGGCGGCCGACCTCATTCCGCAAGGGAAGATTGATGCTCGTTTTTCTTTAGACCTGGGTCTTAAAAAGTCCCTGCAAAATGGAAAAGGGGAAGTATTCTTCAATGCTACGGATCTATTTAATACGATGGTCATAAAAAGAGAAATTGATGGCGAAGGCTTTGGCTATACCAGCCAGGATTATTATGAAACCCAGGTTTTGCGGGTAGGATATAATTACAAATTTTAA
- a CDS encoding mandelate racemase/muconate lactonizing enzyme family protein encodes MKNILQSIIQKNKAQELAEATAIQAEINNPFTKDSRRTFLKKTALGGIALGGFLNLSLEDTLAQTTAKVNRASNPADLKITDMRYATISNGTAFTNARNVILRIDTNQGIYGLGEVRDGGDARYALFLKSRILGQNPCNVEQIFKTIKQFGNHGRLGGGVSGVEMALWDLAGKAYGVPVWQLLGGRYRDKVRLYSYVPGHSATNMDVAKFKADVKHRMEEQGFTWMKMHPGIQVYSSILGTTVNTKFVPGFGTDDLSYGSYQSTRHPFTAIQVTDKGLELLAKYVDTIRSIVGYEVPLSADHMGHFDVNNCIRVGRALEPFRLASLEDFVPWDSTEQLKTITDALTTPTMTGEDIYLKEEFKKLCDIRAVDIVQPDMGSSGGILETKKIGDYAEEKGIAMGLHFAGTPVCFMANVHSAAATQNVLALEVPNQVVDNPWWPKLVHTVSKQPLYEKGFANVPLNAPGLGVELNDEVMKEHLHKEDTTYFRPTPEWNEKRSHDRIFS; translated from the coding sequence ATGAAAAACATTTTACAAAGCATTATTCAGAAAAATAAAGCGCAGGAGCTAGCCGAAGCCACCGCTATTCAGGCCGAGATAAATAACCCTTTTACCAAAGACAGCCGTCGTACTTTTCTTAAAAAAACAGCTTTAGGGGGTATTGCCTTAGGTGGATTTTTAAATTTATCTCTGGAAGATACTTTGGCTCAAACCACAGCTAAGGTAAACCGGGCATCTAACCCCGCCGACCTGAAAATTACGGATATGCGGTATGCAACCATTTCAAACGGTACTGCTTTTACTAATGCGCGTAATGTTATTCTTCGGATTGATACTAACCAAGGTATTTACGGCTTAGGTGAAGTACGGGACGGCGGGGATGCCCGCTACGCTCTTTTTTTGAAAAGCCGCATTCTGGGCCAAAATCCCTGCAACGTAGAACAGATTTTTAAAACTATTAAGCAATTCGGGAACCATGGCCGGTTAGGGGGCGGCGTAAGTGGCGTAGAAATGGCGCTTTGGGATTTAGCCGGAAAGGCTTACGGGGTACCGGTTTGGCAATTATTAGGCGGAAGATACCGGGATAAAGTGCGCTTGTACTCGTACGTTCCGGGGCACTCGGCCACTAATATGGACGTGGCTAAGTTTAAGGCCGATGTGAAACACCGGATGGAAGAACAAGGGTTTACCTGGATGAAGATGCACCCAGGGATTCAGGTGTACAGCAGCATTTTGGGTACTACGGTTAATACCAAGTTTGTTCCCGGCTTTGGCACCGATGATTTAAGCTATGGCTCCTACCAAAGTACGCGCCATCCATTTACGGCCATTCAGGTTACCGATAAAGGCTTAGAATTGCTGGCCAAATACGTGGATACCATCCGGAGTATTGTGGGGTACGAAGTTCCTTTATCCGCCGACCATATGGGCCACTTTGATGTAAATAATTGCATCCGGGTGGGCCGGGCGTTAGAACCATTTCGACTGGCTTCGCTGGAAGATTTTGTGCCTTGGGACAGTACCGAGCAATTAAAAACAATTACCGATGCCCTTACTACGCCTACCATGACCGGCGAAGATATTTACCTGAAAGAAGAATTTAAGAAACTCTGCGACATACGCGCTGTGGATATTGTACAACCGGATATGGGCAGTTCCGGCGGCATTTTAGAAACCAAGAAAATTGGCGATTACGCCGAAGAAAAAGGCATTGCTATGGGACTGCACTTTGCCGGTACTCCCGTTTGTTTTATGGCCAACGTACACAGCGCTGCCGCTACCCAAAATGTCTTAGCCTTAGAAGTACCGAACCAAGTAGTTGATAACCCTTGGTGGCCCAAGCTGGTGCATACCGTAAGCAAGCAACCTCTCTATGAAAAAGGCTTCGCCAACGTTCCCCTGAATGCTCCCGGACTAGGTGTAGAGTTGAACGACGAAGTAATGAAAGAACACCTGCATAAAGAAGATACCACCTATTTCCGGCCAACCCCCGAATGGAACGAAAAACGCTCGCACGACCGGATTTTTAGTTAA
- a CDS encoding RraA family protein, producing the protein MPFNRSFLFFLIVCFCFSGSLFAQTISKEELTFLTSEWKGERFPDGRPKIPENLLERAKKIGIADAWTVLKNEGYLNQYEGNWKTVNDEVPVVGRVVTAQFMPSRPDVEKNVVERGQKVQGRKGASNSWPIDVLTKGDVYVADGYGKIGGGTLMGATLANSIFTKSGNGVVFNAAARDLEEIQTIKGFNAFVRDWHPSFLEGSVLMGLNTPIRMGNVMVLPGDLVIAKREGVLFIPAHLAEQVVSTCEFVTRKDKFGFEMVRSGKYTPGQIDSQWNDQLKNDFLKWLGQHPEMGTMTKAEVDKVMSKRTW; encoded by the coding sequence ATGCCATTCAACCGTTCTTTTTTATTTTTTCTTATTGTTTGCTTTTGTTTTTCCGGTTCTTTATTCGCCCAAACTATTTCGAAAGAAGAGTTAACTTTTCTGACATCGGAATGGAAGGGAGAGCGTTTTCCGGATGGACGGCCCAAGATTCCGGAAAATTTACTCGAAAGAGCCAAAAAAATTGGTATTGCCGATGCCTGGACGGTGTTAAAAAACGAAGGATATCTGAACCAATACGAAGGCAACTGGAAGACCGTTAACGACGAAGTACCGGTAGTGGGCCGCGTAGTTACCGCCCAATTTATGCCCAGCCGGCCCGACGTAGAAAAAAATGTAGTGGAACGCGGCCAAAAAGTACAAGGCCGCAAAGGTGCTTCCAACTCCTGGCCCATTGATGTTTTAACCAAAGGCGATGTATACGTAGCCGATGGTTACGGCAAAATTGGCGGCGGAACGCTGATGGGGGCTACTTTAGCTAATTCTATTTTCACTAAATCCGGCAACGGGGTAGTATTTAACGCGGCGGCCCGCGACTTGGAAGAAATTCAAACCATTAAAGGCTTTAACGCTTTTGTCCGGGACTGGCATCCCTCTTTCCTGGAAGGCAGTGTGTTAATGGGCTTAAATACGCCTATCCGGATGGGAAATGTAATGGTGTTGCCCGGCGACTTAGTAATTGCCAAGCGGGAAGGCGTACTTTTTATTCCGGCTCATTTAGCCGAGCAAGTAGTTTCTACTTGCGAATTTGTAACCCGCAAAGATAAATTCGGTTTTGAAATGGTGCGCTCCGGCAAGTATACTCCCGGCCAGATTGATAGCCAATGGAATGACCAGTTAAAGAATGATTTTCTGAAATGGTTAGGCCAGCACCCGGAAATGGGCACCATGACCAAAGCGGAAGTGGATAAAGTAATGAGTAAACGTACCTGGTAA